AAGCGGCGCGCCAGCCGCAGGCGCAGGCACCAGCCCCAGTCGGCCAGATGGTCGAAGGGACCGAGCACCTCCCGGTAGGTGGCGCGGTCGACCGCCAGGAGGCATCCCCCGACGCTGCGCTTGATCCGCGCGCGCACGCCGCCGGCATCGACGGTGCGAACCGCAGGGTGGGACCGTGCTGCGTGGAAGGCGGTGACCCCCCCGAGCCTTCCCTCCGGAAGCTCCAGCGGGGCCAGTGCCTCCGCCACACGCCGCTGCGCGGACCACCAGTCGGGCGCGAGGGCCATGTCGGAGTCGAGCAGGATCAGCTCCTCGAACCCGCCGAGGAAGCGCTCGGCGTAATCGAGGACGGCATTCTGGTTGCCGCCCCAGCACCGGGTGCGGAACCCCCGGTTGCGCAGGACGTGGACCCGGTGACGGCCGAACGCCTCGCTCGCGAGGATCTGCGCGACGCGCGGGTCGGTCGAGGCGTCGTCGAACAGGACGAGATCCGAGGGCGGGAGATCGGAGGCGGTGAGGTCGCGGATGGTGCGCGCGAGCAGGTCGGCCCGATCGCAGCAGAGGATCGACACCACGCGCCCGGTGGGTGAGCCACCGGCGGGCGCCCGCACGAGGTCGAGGTCGCACAGCGCGGCTCCGAGCTCGAAGATCCTCCGGGCCGCGGCGGCCTCCCCGAGGCCGACCAGGGCGTGGAGCGCCCGCTGCAGCTCTCCGGCGAGCTCGGCGAGCGCCGGGGCCGAGGGGGACTCGCGGAGGACGCGCGGCGGAACGCTCCCGGGCGCGTAACCGTGGCCCAGCAGGCCCGCCTGGCGCAGGACGGCGGCGAGGGCGTCGGCTGCGACGCTCCACGCGGCGCCGCTGCGCGCGTCACGCCGGAGCGACTCCGACGCGAGCGCGGCGGCGCGCCCCGGGTCTCCGCTGCGGAGGGCCTGCCTGGCCTTGACGACGAGACGATCCATCGACTCCGGTCCCGGATCGGAACATAGGTCCGCGGCCGGGTGCCGTCGAACGCCGGCGGACGGGCCCGGATTCGGGCGGGAGGTGCGCCTGCCACGGCCCGACACGCCGGCCGACTCGTCGGCCGGCGGGCCTTCGCCCCGAACCCGCGGGCGGCGCACTCCCGATGGTTCGTTTCCGCAGCCGAGGGGCTGACCCCCGGGAGGTTGCGATCTCGAGTGGCTTCACGCCGGCGAACCAGGACCGAAGTCTTGACCCGACATCGAGTTGCGCTGCTGTTCGCACCGCCGAGGGGGCACCTTCGAATCGATGCGGCGGGATCGATTCGAGACCGCTACCTCCGACAGCCCTCGGCGCGAAGGAAAGAACGCGCCCCCGGCGAGCAGCTCGGATTCCGGTCGGTTCAGGGTGCGATCGGGCGCTCACCCCCGGCCGAGCCGGCCCCCGGCGGGCCTTCGCCGGCCCCGTTCACGCCGGTGACGAGGTAGTACCAGGCGGTGCCCGGGCCGGGGCGCTCGCGGTCCTCGGCCGACGGTCCGGGCAGCCGCTCGGCGATGCGGCCCGCGGGCACCCCGTCGTCGAGCCACCTCACGGAGCCCCGGTAGAGGTTGTAACCGGTGACTCCCCGCGCCCCGGCGTCTTCCCACACGAGCCGGCTCCTGGTGGCGAAGGTCAGCGGGGTCGGAGCCGCCGGACCGGAAACCTCGTCCGGCGGCGGCGGCGGCGGCGCCACCACGACGGTGACGCTCGGCGAGCGCGACTCGGCGCCGCTCCAGAGCTCGTAGGCCCGCGCCTCGAGCACGTGCGATCCGGGCGCGGCATCGCGCGCGTCCCATACGAAGCGGTACGGCGGCAAGGGGTCGCTCGCGACGAACTCCCCGTCGGCGTACAGATCCACCCGGCCGGCGGCGCCGTCGGCCGCCGCACGCACGGCGACCGGAACGAGCCCGGCGGTTTCCTCTCCGTCCGCGGGATCGAGGATCGTCAGGTCGATCCTGCCGCTCGCCAGGGCGAGGTTCCCGTCCCAGCCCTTGAACTGCTCGACGTCGATCAGGTAGCGCCACCAGTTGGCCAGAAACCGGTCGGCACCGGCCCCCGCGACGTGAGGCATGTGGTCGTACCACCACTCGAGGTACTCGCGATGCGGATCCTCACGGAACGGTGACCAGTCGTCGCACCCCACCGGGCGCCTCGGGCAGGCGAGATCGGGGTAGGCGTACCAGCAGTCGGCGTCCGAGGAAACGTTGCGCGGATTGCAGTAGTCGTAGTCCGCCAACCCGTTGACGGGGAAGTGAACGTCTCCGATGCTCCCCTGGCCCGGTGCCTTCGCGTCGATGAGGCAGAACGCGCTCCAGGTCGTGCTCCGGTCCGGCGTTCGCGGCCCGTAGGCGTGGTCGAGCACGCTCTCGGCCCGATGCCCCCACGAGTGGAGCGCTTCCGCCACACCCCGCTCGTAGTTCCAGCCCATGATCACGAAGAGCCTCTCGCTCGGGACCCCCTCGACCGGTGGGGAGTTGCACCAGTAGCCGCCATCGCCGGCCATCGTCGATTCCCACATCTCGAAGTACGGGGCTCCGTAGACGAAGACCTCGTCGATCGACCCGCGTTCGACCCGCTTGGCCAGAGCGGCATCCGCGACGAACCGGGCATAGTCGAACCGCCCGTGGTGCCACTCGCCCGTGCGCATCGCCTCGTCGTAGGTCGCGTCGTCGTACCGGAATCCGTCCTCGAAGAAGGGGTAGTCGTCGACGATGTCGGTCTCGACCACCTCGATCGGCGCGCGGCCGTGGGAGTGCGCCTCCAGCTCCGCCGTCACCGCGGCCGTGAGCGTCACCGGATCGAACCATCCGTACGCCTCGTGCATCCGGACACCGCCCTTGTTCTCCATCACCGGATCGAAGACGAAGAGAAGCGCCCGCGAGGGCACCGCGTCGGGGTCGATGCCCGGAGGCGGCGCGGGTCCCGGCGGCGGCGGGGTTCCGGGAACGTGATCGTGGAAACGGAGCCCGTCGACCACGAGGGAGAAACCGTAGTCCCAGGTGTCGTGGTGGATCTCCACGCGGCTCACGTCGGCAAGGTCGGGCTCTCCCGTATCCACCCGCGTCCATCCCCAACCCCCAGCGAGGGGGACCCGGATCATCGCCCACGCCCGGTTGGGGACGCGCTGACGGAGCGGCTCGTAGCGCGCATCGCCGGTCGGCGTGACGAGCACGACGATCGGCTGATTCCCCTGGAACCCTTCCGGGTGATCGTTCATTCCGTATTCCCAGAAGGCGAGGGTGGTCATCCCGCTGAGGTCCCAGTGCGCCTCCCCGGAACGGGGATAGTAGAGCCCCGTGTCGAAACCGCTCTCCGTATCGAGACGGACCGAAGCCTCCCCCACCTGGACGCGGCTTTCTTCGTCCACGACTTCCGCGGGGGCTCCGTCGGAAGCGAAGGCACCCCACTCGGAGGCGTTCCGCTCGCAGGCGTCGTCGGCGGGGGGAGCGCCCGCGAGAACCGGTCGCGACGGGCCCGCGACGAGCGCGAGAACGACCGGCAGCCACGGGACAACGGCGCGACGAAGGAGGTGTGCAAGCACCGGCGGGGCCCTCCCGCCCCGAAATCTTACGCCGGCGCAGCCGTCCGGAGGTGCTTCCCCGATGGTGCGCTGTCGCACGGGCGGGGCGTTGCGGCGGCCTGACCCGCCCCGCCTCCCGTATCCGGGACGCGCGCCGACCGGCCCTGCCGCCACACGCCCGATCCCGCCATCGCCCGGCATGCCACGAAGACCGAAGTCGCGCCCCTCGAGTTCGTGCAGCGGCCGTCGCTCCTTCGACGCCGCCGCCGCTTCGAGCCCCCCTTCCGCCCCGACTCCCTCCGCCGCTCCCTCCGCGAGGACGCCCGCTCCCGCGGGTGAAAACCCATCGCCGCGCGGTCCGGTCGGGGGTCGCGCCGAAGGCGAACCGGTGCCGAAAATGCACCGCGAAGGATGCACCTCACCGAGGAGGGGGCTCTGAAGGGTTCATGGCACGAAGAGGATCGCGCCGACAGCCGCCTCCACCGCGAAACGCCCAGCGAGCCGCGGTGCCGCCGGATCGGAGAGGTCGACGACGGCCACCGAACGCGAGGCCGGAAGCCAGACGGCGGCGCGGGCGGGCGCACGCGACGACACGGCGAGACGCCCGGGATTCTCGGCGAGGGTGAGCCGGCCGCGCTCCTCTCCGGTCTCGGTGTCGACCACGACGAGCGCCGGCGGCTCCACGACCGAGCGGACGAGCCGCGATCCGTCGGGGGTCGCGCCCAGGCCGCCCGTCACGCCGGCCGCGTCGAACGTCTCCGCGGTGAACTCGCCCGGTTTCGCGCCCGGGCGCAGCCGGGCCAATCCGGGCCGGCGGGAGGAGGCGATCCACACTTCGCGCCGCCCCTCCGGAGAAACGAGAAGATCGGGATCGGCGAACACTTCGACGCGGGTCGCGAACTGGCGCGCGGCGTCCACCACCGCGACGGCTCCGGCGTCGCGGTAGCCGACGACGAGCAGGTCGCTTCCGCTCATCCGCACGACGTCGGTGGGCCAGCCCCAGGCGATGAGCAGGGAGCCCGCCGGATCGTCGAACGGGGGATCGACCCGGTACAGGGCGCGATGCGCCTGTCCCGCCATCCAGAGGCGGCCTTGGCTGTCGAAGGTCAGTCCCCTCGGAGCGCAGCCCTCGCACAGCTTCACCGTGCGGCGGGGCTCCAGTTCACCGAGATCCACGACGGTGACCGTCGAACCGGGCTCGTCTCCGACCCCGCGGTTGGCCACGAAGAGGCGATCGCCCGAAACCGCCAGGGCGCGCGGCCCCGCGCCCGTCTTCGCCTCCCCCAGCTTCTTCCCGTCGAGCGAGCGGAATTCGACGGAGCCGCGGTCGAGCAGCGCCAGGGCGAGACGGGGCGCGGACTGCTCGGCCGCACCCGCCGCGGCGGCGAACGCGAGCGCCAGCACCCCAGCCGATCGAAGCCCCATCGCGGTCGATTCCTCCCAGCGGCGAAGCCCGCGTGCGGCCCGCCGGCCGGGGCATTCTGGACCGCCGCCCCGCGCCGCCGCCAGTCGGCGCTCCATCATCGTTCGGGCGTTTTCGCGCCGGATCGCGCGTCCCGAGGGCGGTTGACGGCGGTCCGGCTCCCCGTACTTTTCGGGCGCATCCCCCGGTGGATCAGCCGAGAGACCAGACACCCAGGAGCCCACCGTGCGCCCTCTGACGTTCCGATCGCTCGCCGCCGCGTCC
This portion of the Acidobacteriota bacterium genome encodes:
- a CDS encoding glycosyltransferase family 2 protein, with the translated sequence MDRLVVKARQALRSGDPGRAAALASESLRRDARSGAAWSVAADALAAVLRQAGLLGHGYAPGSVPPRVLRESPSAPALAELAGELQRALHALVGLGEAAAARRIFELGAALCDLDLVRAPAGGSPTGRVVSILCCDRADLLARTIRDLTASDLPPSDLVLFDDASTDPRVAQILASEAFGRHRVHVLRNRGFRTRCWGGNQNAVLDYAERFLGGFEELILLDSDMALAPDWWSAQRRVAEALAPLELPEGRLGGVTAFHAARSHPAVRTVDAGGVRARIKRSVGGCLLAVDRATYREVLGPFDHLADWGWCLRLRLARRFVAATVPSRAQHLGRESLLFHAVSDSAPDFEA